CCCTCATGCCTTTGCACCACACTTTCAACCGCTTGGCGCATATCTGCGCTCACCTGCTCCAATTTCACAGCATTGTGACTGCGGGCTTCACCTTTGATTAAAACCCTGTTCGGGACGATGTTTGTGGCGGTTCCTCCACCGATAATGCCGATATTGCAAGTGGTTTCAAAATCGATACGTCCCAGCGGCATGGCGGAGATGGCTTCAGAAGCCACGCGGATGGCATTCAGCCCCTTTTCAGGCTCCACCCCGGCATGGGCTTCCTTTCCAAAAATATCGATTTTGATGGAATTCTGAGCCGGCGCGCCCACATCCAAGTCTCCAACCCGGTGGGAATCGAAAGCGTAGCCAAATGCCGAAGTCAGCTTGCTTTTATCAAAATATTTTGCTCCCAGAAGACCAATTTCTTCCGCCACAGTGATTAAAATCTCGATTGGCGCGTGGTCCTGTCCACTTTCCACAACTTCTCGGATGCCCTGAACGATTTCGGCGATGCCGGATTTGTCGTCACCGCCCAAAACAGTGGTGCCATCAGTGCGAATGCGACCATTTTCGCGGATGGCTTTGATGCCTTTTCCAGGACGAACCGTGTCCGCGTGGGCGCAAAACAAAATTGGTTTTTTATCAATTTTCCCCGGAATCAGTGCGTGCAGGTTGCCAGCGTTTCCGTCAGTGTTTTTTGAGGCGCCGTCTTCCTCGACCCGCGCGCCCAGTTTTTCCAAATCTTCACGCAGGCGGTCCATCATGGCACGTTCGTCACCAGATTCGCTGTCTATGGCAATCAGTTCCAGGAAATATTGGATCACATCGTTGCTCATCTTTCTCTCCATCAATGTTTTCTGTTGAATGCACCTTAAAATATCTTTGGCTTTTTTGTCAAAACAATTATTAGAGTCAGATGGCAAAATGGGCGCAAAACCGTATCGGCTCTATCCATTTCCAGCGCCATAACGGCTCTGCTATCCACGCTTTTTGGTCATGAACAAATCGATTTTGTAAAAAAGACTTGCCAAAAATAGCCGGTTTGGCAGTCTTGTCTTTTAAGTTTAATTTCTCAATCAAGGAGACATAATTATGAAACGTATAAACCTGATGGGCAAGCGTTTAGTGACGATTTTCGCGTTGCTTCTGATCGCGGGTCTACTGTCCGCTGAAACTTATCCCCTCTTCAGTTTCGATATCCAAAATTTGGAAGGTACCGATCGCAACAGCTTTTGGATTTTCGATTTTGACAGTCCTTCGTTTATGACACATGATGGAAACTGGTTCTCATTCGGAAGCGGCCCGCTTTACACGATGTATCCATTTTTACACTACTATGCTGAGGATACAGTAAAAATCCAAGATCCAGTTCCCGGCAGCACTGGCACCCAGATCGAGTGCATCGCCGCGGATGGAATGCCGCACTTGGATCCGATGAACATCGGTTTGAGCTTCAGCCCCTTCACGCGTACAAATTTGGTGAGGACAAACCTGGTGAATTCCGAAAATCCCTGGGACACTCCATCTGAATCCGGCGACATTCGCACCTATTCATATTCCAATGGTTATTT
Above is a window of Candidatus Cloacimonadota bacterium DNA encoding:
- a CDS encoding M20/M25/M40 family metallo-hydrolase, which produces MSNDVIQYFLELIAIDSESGDERAMMDRLREDLEKLGARVEEDGASKNTDGNAGNLHALIPGKIDKKPILFCAHADTVRPGKGIKAIRENGRIRTDGTTVLGGDDKSGIAEIVQGIREVVESGQDHAPIEILITVAEEIGLLGAKYFDKSKLTSAFGYAFDSHRVGDLDVGAPAQNSIKIDIFGKEAHAGVEPEKGLNAIRVASEAISAMPLGRIDFETTCNIGIIGGGTATNIVPNRVLIKGEARSHNAVKLEQVSADMRQAVESVVQRHEGSSFKWIMNQEYAAFRIDENEEPVRLALEALKNLDIRAEVTVGGGGSDANIINASGLPMIICGTGMNKVHTVEEDIEEEELRRGAAFVAQLIRIYSRGE